A genomic window from Flavobacterium sp. I3-2 includes:
- a CDS encoding DUF417 family protein — MQTLLQILANTQSIFFNTLRVAIFIVMAWIGGLKAFPYEADGIVPFVSNSPVMSFFYKKSNVYVNNESQKNMKEYTLYKNPEGKVVQQNIDWHKQNGTYAFSYILGTVILSIGLLVLLGIWFPKIGLWGGLLTFCMSLVTLSFLITTPEVYVPNLGGDFSTPHFGFPYLSGAGRLVLKDVIMLAGGLLIASDSATKLVRVKKDIL; from the coding sequence ATGCAAACCTTATTACAAATTTTAGCAAATACCCAATCAATTTTTTTTAATACCTTACGAGTTGCAATTTTTATTGTAATGGCTTGGATTGGTGGTTTAAAAGCCTTTCCTTATGAAGCTGATGGTATTGTACCTTTTGTAAGCAATAGTCCAGTAATGAGTTTTTTTTACAAAAAGTCAAATGTTTATGTAAACAATGAAAGTCAAAAAAATATGAAGGAATATACACTTTATAAAAATCCAGAAGGTAAGGTCGTTCAACAAAATATTGATTGGCATAAACAAAATGGTACTTATGCATTTTCTTATATTTTAGGAACTGTAATTTTAAGTATTGGTTTACTTGTTTTGTTAGGTATTTGGTTTCCTAAAATCGGTTTATGGGGAGGTTTACTAACTTTTTGTATGTCTTTAGTTACTTTATCTTTTCTGATAACAACACCAGAGGTTTATGTTCCTAATTTAGGTGGCGATTTTTCAACTCCACATTTCGGTTTTCCTTATTTATCGGGTGCAGGTCGTTTGGTTTTAAAGGACGTAATTATGTTAGCAGGTGGATTATTAATAGCTTCAGATTCAGCTACAAAATTAGTACGAGTTAAAAAAGATATTTTATAA
- a CDS encoding DUF6443 domain-containing protein: MINKIYIYIALFIVCNLGFSQSTDQNYVKEIIYANENNVSNSTSTKNIVTTTYLDGLGRTIQVVEQNASPESGKSIVTHVEYEKNIGKIKDYLPFTNTGTQFVADAKTNAINFHTNRYAYEYMGKNNPYSEVRLEKRPDPRVVETAAPGADWAMGNGHTIKTEYSFNDANEVKKFNVSTTWDPTTESFKNSISDNGFYPKSALHKTIVKNENWTSGKNNTTEEFKGVDGKVILKRTYNNNVAHDTYYAYDFHGNLAFVIPPLANGIVTDTVLNTLCYIYIYDKKNRLIEKKLPQKIWEYIVYDKADRIVQTGPVRNPFGETSNSWIFSKYDELNRVVYTGFYNATNFTSLDRKNIQTAVTNQTVLNEKKQTSNSTLDGIAIRYTNNVLPMSSINLLSVNYYDDYNYPDAPTAFPVIETVASVQNPKGLQTGNWTRVLTSSTEKKGDLSYTLYNAKYQPLRSYTKNYLGGFIQTDNQLTFSGSPIKTTTTYKKVSSDSDTKIVNLFTYDDRERLLTQKQQIGSQPFETIFSNTYDELGVLVTKNVGATSGSLQKVDYKYNVRGWLTTINNYQFDPLDNKDLFNLIINYNYDGYRILDDVKLYNGGISSVLWHTKTDNKFRGYSFDYDHLNRLTNAQMLRALGGGPGMIRKSEHQESLSYDKNGNILSLYRTGEEPDGQLNEIDELTYTYKGNRLMKVTDEIGSEDGFKDGTNTGDDYDYDDFGNITKDNNKDISSIKYNHLNLPIEITFNTGKILYTYDASGTKVNKVVQPTSGLAQTTEYMNGFQYLNNELQFFPHSEGYVKPKDGGGYLYVYQYKDHLGNVRLSYADLDGNGKIESGSEILEEKNYYPFGLQHDGYNMGVRDERSVEAEQYKFLDKEFEDNFGLNVTETDFRHYDSALGRFNVMDPLAELAYDFTPYRYGFNNPVFFSDASGLFETELQAKQFAALNKIGRANYKIEENKILGGYNLVVTEGFFEGAVYYNFELLEYHNPNGGGGSSSSSSRGGTEMSSNFITPRGTTINSSRESDSRGTFGLLGTANTVFGLAASGIETIPGSFRFSTTKKGFSPKYYSNGWGGNQYAKTTNIGKIGGILSKTTAGIGITLDGVGVWNYYQNPESKHVVHPAKATLNTSVTLWGLTGYGTPAAVLYYGAEVFHPEGFEGALNDYNKAQNIYRKYNNGAVMKPQF, encoded by the coding sequence ATGATAAATAAAATTTATATATATATCGCGCTTTTTATAGTTTGCAATTTAGGTTTTTCGCAATCTACAGATCAAAACTATGTCAAAGAGATTATTTATGCGAACGAAAACAATGTCTCCAATTCAACTTCTACTAAAAATATAGTAACAACAACATACTTAGATGGCTTGGGACGAACCATACAAGTAGTTGAACAAAATGCTTCACCTGAAAGTGGAAAAAGTATTGTTACTCATGTTGAATATGAAAAAAACATAGGTAAAATCAAGGATTATTTACCTTTTACAAATACCGGAACTCAATTTGTAGCTGATGCTAAAACAAATGCAATTAATTTCCATACAAATCGGTATGCCTATGAATACATGGGAAAAAACAACCCATATTCAGAAGTTAGATTAGAAAAAAGACCTGATCCTAGAGTAGTTGAAACTGCAGCTCCTGGAGCAGATTGGGCAATGGGTAACGGGCATACCATAAAAACAGAATATAGTTTTAATGATGCAAATGAAGTAAAAAAATTTAATGTAAGTACAACTTGGGACCCAACAACTGAATCTTTTAAAAATTCAATTTCTGATAATGGATTTTATCCTAAAAGCGCTTTACATAAAACCATTGTAAAAAACGAAAATTGGACTTCTGGAAAAAATAATACGACCGAAGAATTCAAAGGTGTCGATGGAAAAGTAATTTTGAAACGAACCTATAACAACAATGTAGCGCACGATACTTATTATGCCTATGATTTTCATGGTAATTTAGCTTTTGTTATTCCACCATTAGCAAACGGAATTGTTACAGATACAGTTTTAAATACGCTTTGCTATATATATATTTACGACAAAAAAAACAGACTGATAGAAAAAAAATTACCTCAGAAAATTTGGGAGTATATCGTTTATGACAAGGCAGACCGCATAGTACAAACAGGACCTGTACGCAATCCATTTGGTGAAACATCTAATTCTTGGATCTTTAGTAAATATGATGAACTAAATCGAGTTGTTTATACCGGTTTTTATAATGCTACAAATTTTACTTCGTTAGATCGAAAAAATATTCAAACTGCTGTTACTAATCAAACCGTGTTAAATGAAAAAAAGCAAACCTCTAACAGCACATTAGACGGTATTGCGATTCGTTATACAAATAATGTGTTACCGATGTCTTCTATAAATCTATTAAGTGTAAATTATTATGACGATTATAACTACCCAGATGCTCCAACAGCATTTCCGGTTATAGAAACTGTGGCTAGTGTTCAAAATCCTAAAGGTTTACAAACCGGAAACTGGACAAGAGTACTTACATCAAGCACTGAAAAAAAAGGAGATTTATCTTATACTTTGTATAATGCCAAATATCAACCTTTAAGAAGCTATACTAAAAATTATTTAGGCGGTTTTATACAAACGGATAATCAATTAACATTTAGTGGTTCACCTATTAAAACTACGACGACTTACAAAAAAGTATCAAGTGATAGTGATACTAAAATTGTTAACCTGTTTACGTATGATGATAGAGAAAGATTATTGACACAAAAACAGCAAATTGGTAGTCAGCCTTTTGAAACTATTTTTTCTAATACATATGATGAGCTAGGTGTTTTAGTAACCAAAAATGTTGGGGCAACTTCAGGAAGTTTACAAAAAGTAGATTATAAATACAACGTTCGTGGTTGGCTTACAACAATAAACAACTATCAATTTGACCCTTTGGATAACAAAGATTTATTCAATTTAATAATAAATTATAATTACGATGGCTATAGAATATTAGATGATGTAAAATTATATAATGGCGGAATAAGCAGCGTTCTTTGGCATACAAAAACAGATAATAAATTTAGAGGCTATTCCTTTGATTACGACCATTTAAACAGACTTACAAATGCACAAATGTTACGTGCTCTTGGTGGAGGACCAGGGATGATTAGAAAATCAGAACACCAAGAAAGTTTATCTTATGACAAGAACGGAAATATACTTTCATTATACAGAACAGGCGAAGAACCAGATGGACAATTAAACGAAATCGATGAATTAACCTATACCTACAAAGGAAATAGATTAATGAAAGTAACCGACGAAATAGGTAGTGAAGATGGTTTTAAAGATGGAACCAACACTGGAGATGACTATGATTATGACGATTTCGGTAACATAACAAAAGATAATAACAAAGATATTTCTAGTATTAAATATAATCACTTAAATTTACCAATCGAAATTACATTTAATACAGGTAAAATACTTTATACTTACGATGCTAGTGGTACAAAAGTAAACAAAGTAGTACAGCCAACGAGTGGTTTGGCACAGACCACCGAATACATGAATGGTTTTCAGTATTTAAACAACGAATTACAGTTCTTCCCGCACAGTGAGGGCTATGTGAAGCCTAAAGACGGCGGTGGTTATCTTTACGTATATCAATACAAAGATCACTTAGGAAATGTAAGATTGAGTTACGCAGATTTAGATGGCAATGGTAAGATAGAATCTGGAAGTGAAATATTAGAAGAGAAAAACTATTATCCCTTTGGGTTACAGCACGACGGATACAACATGGGAGTCAGAGATGAAAGAAGTGTTGAAGCGGAGCAATATAAGTTCTTAGATAAAGAATTTGAAGATAATTTTGGTTTAAACGTAACTGAAACAGACTTTAGACATTATGATAGTGCATTAGGACGTTTTAATGTAATGGATCCATTAGCTGAATTAGCTTATGACTTTACTCCTTACCGTTACGGTTTTAATAATCCTGTGTTCTTTAGTGATGCGTCGGGGTTGTTTGAGACTGAATTACAAGCCAAGCAATTTGCTGCACTTAATAAAATTGGTAGAGCTAATTATAAAATTGAAGAAAATAAAATATTAGGTGGATACAATTTAGTTGTTACTGAAGGATTTTTTGAAGGTGCAGTATACTATAATTTTGAATTACTGGAATATCACAATCCTAACGGAGGAGGTGGAAGTAGTAGCAGTAGCTCGAGAGGTGGTACTGAAATGAGTTCAAATTTTATTACTCCAAGAGGTACAACTATAAATTCGAGTCGAGAATCCGATTCTAGAGGAACTTTTGGACTTTTGGGAACAGCTAACACTGTTTTTGGTTTAGCAGCTTCTGGTATAGAAACAATTCCAGGGTCATTTAGATTTTCAACTACAAAAAAGGGTTTTAGTCCAAAATATTATTCTAACGGTTGGGGTGGTAATCAATATGCTAAGACAACTAATATTGGAAAAATAGGGGGTATTTTATCAAAGACAACTGCAGGTATAGGAATAACATTAGATGGAGTTGGAGTTTGGAACTATTATCAAAATCCAGAATCAAAACATGTTGTTCATCCTGCTAAAGCAACTTTAAATACGTCTGTCACACTCTGGGGATTAACAGGATATGGAACTCCGGCTGCGGTTTTGTATTATGGTGCAGAAGTTTTTCATCCTGAAGGGTTTGAGGGCGCTTTAAACGACTATAATAAAGCTCAAAATATCTATAGAAAGTACAATAATGGTGCTGTAATGAAACCACAATTTTAA
- a CDS encoding helix-turn-helix domain-containing protein, whose product MKTEQIIYIKRNSTSFDLRSNLYQILLFKSEAKFSIDLVDYSVSSNHIVFLSPYQNFRLFEGLNVCALSFHADFYCIEYHKKEVACNGILFNNIYETPYVYLSENEFLEIEHIFSKIDSLQDLTQSYDISLKKTYLQLILALCSKQKLLSKAARSNFKNDELFDFKLLIEQHFTENRNISFYAEQFHLTNDAFSKKVKSIYGKPPSILIKERLILEAKKLLHLTYKNINEIAFELGFSDEFHFSKYFKNEVGISPKHYRDEVGISIVAK is encoded by the coding sequence ATGAAAACAGAACAGATTATTTATATTAAAAGAAATAGTACATCTTTTGACTTGCGCTCAAATCTATATCAAATTCTTTTGTTTAAAAGCGAGGCAAAATTTAGCATTGATTTAGTTGATTATTCTGTATCTTCAAATCATATAGTTTTCCTAAGTCCTTATCAGAATTTTCGTCTATTTGAAGGTTTAAACGTATGTGCTCTTTCATTTCATGCCGATTTTTATTGTATAGAATATCATAAAAAAGAAGTTGCTTGTAATGGTATTTTATTTAATAATATTTATGAAACTCCATACGTTTATTTATCAGAAAATGAGTTTTTAGAGATTGAACATATTTTCTCAAAAATTGATTCATTACAAGATTTGACTCAATCGTATGACATATCTTTAAAAAAAACGTATTTACAATTAATTTTGGCATTATGTAGTAAACAAAAACTTCTTTCTAAAGCAGCGCGTTCAAATTTTAAAAATGATGAATTGTTTGATTTTAAGCTTTTAATTGAACAGCATTTTACAGAAAACAGAAACATTTCATTTTATGCCGAACAATTCCATCTCACTAACGATGCTTTTAGCAAAAAAGTAAAATCAATTTATGGAAAACCACCAAGTATTTTGATTAAAGAACGTTTAATTTTAGAAGCAAAGAAATTACTTCATCTTACATACAAAAACATAAATGAAATAGCATTTGAATTAGGCTTTTCGGATGAATTTCATTTTAGTAAGTATTTTAAAAATGAAGTAGGTATCTCACCCAAACATTACCGTGATGAGGTAGGTATATCTATTGTAGCGAAATAA
- a CDS encoding Fur family transcriptional regulator, with the protein MKKDIEQKLLHKNTNPTSMRILVYDFLDKQQEALSLSQIENHFYNADRITIYRTLKTFEEKGIAHSIQENTTTKYILCDDGCDEKTHKDWHLHFYCKICKRTTCKEDFLMPQNQMMDYRIDEIKLFAKGICESCLNEGLQ; encoded by the coding sequence ATGAAAAAAGATATAGAGCAAAAGTTATTGCATAAAAATACCAATCCTACAAGTATGCGCATATTGGTTTATGATTTTCTTGACAAACAACAAGAAGCCTTGTCTTTGTCACAAATAGAAAATCATTTTTACAATGCAGATAGAATTACAATTTACCGAACGTTAAAAACTTTTGAAGAAAAAGGCATTGCACATAGCATACAAGAAAATACAACTACAAAATATATTTTATGTGACGATGGTTGTGACGAGAAGACACATAAAGACTGGCATTTGCATTTTTATTGCAAAATTTGCAAAAGAACCACCTGTAAAGAAGATTTTTTGATGCCTCAAAATCAAATGATGGATTACAGAATTGACGAAATAAAATTATTTGCCAAAGGCATTTGTGAGAGTTGTTTAAATGAAGGTTTGCAATAG
- a CDS encoding thiamine pyrophosphate-dependent enzyme, producing the protein MPQDAILLEESPSNLADLHAAWPVTFHDGFYTAASGSLGWNVPAAIGIALAEKRSGKNRQVVAFIGDGSFQYAIQGIWTAKQQSLPIIYIVPVNEEYGILKSFAICQDTPNVPGLNIPDLDFVSLAKGYGCNGKSANSLAELKELCIQAMKSTIPTIIQIPITKDIPNLY; encoded by the coding sequence ATGCCACAAGATGCCATTTTACTAGAAGAGTCTCCTTCCAATCTAGCCGATCTGCATGCTGCTTGGCCTGTTACATTTCACGACGGATTTTATACTGCCGCAAGCGGTTCTCTTGGTTGGAATGTTCCTGCTGCTATTGGTATAGCACTTGCAGAAAAAAGAAGTGGTAAAAACAGACAAGTAGTAGCATTCATTGGCGACGGTTCATTTCAATACGCTATTCAAGGTATTTGGACAGCAAAACAACAAAGCCTACCAATCATTTATATTGTTCCAGTTAACGAAGAGTATGGTATATTAAAATCATTTGCTATCTGTCAAGACACACCAAATGTTCCAGGCCTAAATATTCCAGATTTAGACTTTGTTTCTCTAGCCAAAGGTTATGGATGTAATGGTAAATCTGCAAACTCATTAGCAGAACTTAAAGAGCTTTGCATCCAAGCCATGAAATCAACCATACCAACAATCATACAAATACCCATAACTAAAGATATTCCAAACCTTTATTAA
- a CDS encoding heavy metal translocating P-type ATPase, whose protein sequence is MKHKHKDNVQHKQLCCTQEEKIHIQTGTKHLSQDEDCCSSQKNKHHKDSDNDEHDHSHSVSTDNVFKMFLPAIISLVLLLTGIVMDYWLPQTWFTNWVRVVWYVVVYLPVGLPVIKEAIQSIRKGDVFSEFFLMSIATIGAFAIGEYPEAVAVMLFYAIGEVFQTLAVSRAKANIKSLLDQRPDQVTVLRNNETEIVKAESVSIGEIIQLKPGEKLGLDGELVSNMASFNTSALTGESKPDTKNKGETVWAGMINLNSVALIKVTTAYTDSKLSKILELVQNATSQKAPTELFIRKFAKIYTPIVVFLALAICLIPYFFVADYQFKEWLYRALIFLVISCPCALVISIPLGYFGGIGAASRNGILFKGSNFLDTLASIQNVVMDKTGTMTEGVFKVQEVVFDTTFDKYEILKIVNVLESHSTHPVATAIHEYVGKPDNQIRLDGVEEIVGHGLKATVNGKKLLVGNFKLMDKFEIQYNIDPNSIVYTTIAVAYDNIFVGYITIADSIKEDAKQTINLLHKLNIKVTMLSGDKSTVVKYVANQLGIDQAFGDLLPEDKVNRVKDIKAQGKSVAFVGDGVNDAPVVAISDVGIAMGGLGSDATIETADVVIQDDMPSKIPMAITIGKQTKKIVWQNISLAFGVKAIVLVLGAGGLATMWEAVFADVGVALLAIFNAVRIQRMKF, encoded by the coding sequence ATGAAACATAAGCATAAAGATAATGTACAACACAAACAGCTATGTTGTACACAAGAAGAAAAAATACACATACAAACAGGTACTAAACATTTGTCTCAGGATGAAGATTGTTGTAGTTCTCAAAAAAATAAACATCATAAAGATAGTGATAATGATGAGCACGACCATTCGCATTCAGTAAGTACCGATAACGTTTTCAAAATGTTCCTACCTGCCATTATTTCCTTAGTACTTTTATTAACTGGTATTGTAATGGATTACTGGTTACCGCAAACATGGTTTACTAATTGGGTAAGAGTCGTTTGGTATGTAGTTGTTTATTTACCTGTTGGATTACCTGTAATCAAAGAAGCAATTCAAAGTATTAGAAAAGGAGATGTTTTTTCAGAGTTCTTTTTAATGAGTATAGCCACCATAGGTGCATTTGCTATTGGAGAGTACCCTGAAGCTGTAGCAGTTATGTTGTTCTATGCCATAGGCGAAGTATTTCAGACTTTAGCAGTTTCTAGAGCCAAAGCAAACATCAAGAGTTTACTTGACCAAAGACCTGACCAAGTTACAGTTTTAAGAAATAACGAAACTGAAATTGTAAAAGCCGAATCTGTAAGTATTGGAGAAATCATACAACTAAAACCAGGAGAAAAATTAGGATTAGACGGCGAATTAGTATCCAATATGGCATCATTCAATACCTCAGCGTTAACAGGAGAAAGTAAACCTGACACAAAAAATAAAGGTGAAACTGTTTGGGCTGGAATGATAAATCTGAATTCGGTAGCGCTTATAAAAGTTACCACAGCATATACCGATAGTAAGTTGAGTAAGATTTTAGAATTGGTTCAAAATGCTACTTCTCAAAAAGCACCAACAGAACTCTTTATACGTAAGTTTGCTAAGATTTATACACCAATTGTTGTCTTTTTAGCATTAGCTATTTGTTTGATTCCCTATTTTTTTGTTGCTGATTATCAGTTTAAAGAATGGTTATATAGAGCTTTAATTTTCTTGGTTATTTCTTGTCCTTGCGCATTGGTTATCAGTATTCCGTTGGGATATTTTGGCGGAATAGGTGCGGCTTCTCGCAACGGTATTTTATTTAAAGGAAGTAATTTTTTAGATACACTTGCTAGCATTCAAAATGTAGTTATGGACAAGACAGGAACAATGACCGAAGGTGTTTTTAAAGTTCAAGAGGTGGTATTTGATACAACTTTTGATAAGTACGAAATATTGAAAATAGTCAATGTATTGGAAAGTCACAGCACGCATCCTGTTGCAACTGCTATACATGAATATGTTGGTAAACCAGATAATCAAATCCGTTTAGATGGCGTAGAAGAAATCGTAGGGCATGGACTTAAAGCAACTGTAAACGGAAAAAAATTATTGGTCGGTAATTTCAAGTTGATGGATAAATTTGAAATTCAATATAATATTGACCCTAACAGTATTGTATATACGACTATTGCTGTTGCTTATGATAATATCTTTGTTGGCTATATTACAATTGCCGACAGTATCAAAGAAGACGCAAAACAAACAATCAATCTGTTACATAAGCTCAACATCAAAGTGACTATGTTGAGCGGTGATAAAAGTACAGTAGTAAAATATGTAGCGAATCAGTTAGGAATAGACCAAGCTTTTGGTGATTTATTACCCGAAGATAAAGTAAATCGAGTAAAAGATATCAAAGCACAAGGTAAAAGTGTTGCTTTTGTTGGCGACGGAGTAAATGATGCACCTGTAGTTGCAATAAGTGATGTTGGAATTGCTATGGGCGGTTTGGGAAGTGATGCTACTATAGAAACTGCAGATGTGGTTATCCAAGATGACATGCCTAGCAAAATACCAATGGCAATAACAATTGGTAAACAAACCAAAAAAATTGTTTGGCAAAATATAAGTTTAGCATTTGGTGTAAAAGCTATCGTGCTTGTACTTGGAGCTGGTGGATTGGCTACCATGTGGGAAGCTGTTTTTGCTGATGTTGGTGTGGCTTTGTTAGCTATTTTTAATGCTGTACGAATACAACGAATGAAATTTTAA
- a CDS encoding thiamine pyrophosphate-binding protein, with translation MATVREKTFELLRKLNIDTIFGNPGSTEETFLQNFPSDFNYIQVLQEASAVAAADAYAQATQTVGLVNVHTSAGLCNAMSNILTASMNKTPLIITAGNQTREMLLMEPWLSNPQAEEVPKPFVKWSYEPKRAEDVPDAFMRAYAMAIQEPAGPVFLSIPLDDWQKEVNKEIVVRSIAHRIAADPNRLQEFATLIVQAKNPVLIYGADIAKHNGWKQAIKLAEALQAPVFAAPSSERTPFPENHPLYAGNLPFAIKPLADKLEGFDVALIIGAPVF, from the coding sequence ATGGCTACGGTACGCGAAAAAACGTTTGAATTATTAAGAAAACTTAATATCGATACCATTTTTGGTAATCCAGGTTCAACAGAAGAAACCTTTCTTCAAAATTTCCCTTCAGATTTTAATTATATTCAAGTTCTTCAAGAAGCTTCTGCAGTTGCAGCAGCAGATGCTTATGCCCAAGCAACCCAAACCGTTGGGCTTGTAAATGTTCATACCTCAGCAGGCTTATGTAATGCAATGAGTAATATATTAACTGCCAGTATGAATAAAACACCTTTAATAATTACAGCCGGAAACCAAACTAGAGAAATGCTTTTAATGGAACCTTGGCTATCAAATCCACAAGCCGAAGAAGTCCCTAAACCATTTGTAAAATGGAGTTACGAGCCAAAAAGGGCAGAAGATGTACCAGATGCTTTTATGAGAGCATACGCAATGGCAATACAAGAGCCTGCAGGTCCGGTTTTTCTATCCATTCCATTAGACGATTGGCAAAAAGAAGTCAATAAAGAAATTGTAGTTCGTAGTATTGCACATAGAATAGCCGCAGATCCAAATAGACTACAAGAATTTGCAACATTAATTGTACAGGCAAAAAATCCAGTATTGATTTACGGAGCAGATATAGCAAAACATAACGGTTGGAAACAAGCAATTAAATTAGCAGAAGCCTTACAAGCACCCGTTTTTGCAGCACCTTCTTCAGAGCGTACACCTTTTCCAGAAAATCACCCACTTTATGCAGGTAATTTACCTTTTGCAATAAAACCACTAGCAGACAAGTTAGAAGGTTTCGATGTAGCTTTAATAATTGGAGCACCTGTTTTTTGA
- the clcA gene encoding H(+)/Cl(-) exchange transporter ClcA: protein MITKKLQRLQERSPFIILFLAAIVGALTGLIGSLFQLSLNFIINWHKNFLSNSLITSAFINYFLIFLIAAFMGGIAYYLVKRYAPESSGSGIPEVEGALIDLRPIRWCRVLPVKFFGGLAALGSGMILGREGPTVQIGANLGKMISDTCKLKNKDSQHTLIATGAGAGITTAFNAPLGGILFIIEEMHDEFTYTKTSIKAVFVGCISACFTYQLMINSAPILAIQIPDSVPLNSLWLFILLGLILGSIGSFSNFLILRTRSFLATFYNKNKYNFIITGALLAGSFGLLFSLISELAGDGFNIIPKVAEGFYAFYPLLLIFIFRFFATVFCFGSGAPGGIFSPTMALGAVIGVLFGFLIQPIFPHYNIHLSSFTILAMAGLFAATIRAPLTGIVIVMEMTNSYMLILPLILTCAAATFMAQTLGASPLYSAILQTTLKNNNKK from the coding sequence TTGATAACAAAAAAATTGCAGCGTTTGCAAGAACGTTCTCCTTTTATTATTCTTTTTTTGGCTGCTATCGTTGGGGCTTTAACAGGTTTAATAGGTTCATTATTTCAACTTTCACTAAACTTTATTATCAATTGGCATAAAAATTTTTTATCAAATTCATTGATCACATCGGCTTTTATCAACTATTTTTTAATCTTTTTAATTGCAGCTTTTATGGGAGGTATCGCTTATTATTTGGTTAAAAGATATGCTCCTGAATCAAGCGGTTCTGGTATTCCTGAAGTTGAAGGTGCTTTAATTGACTTAAGACCTATACGCTGGTGCCGAGTTTTACCTGTCAAATTTTTTGGCGGTTTAGCTGCTCTTGGAAGTGGGATGATTTTAGGACGAGAAGGTCCTACCGTTCAAATTGGTGCTAATTTAGGTAAAATGATATCTGATACATGTAAACTTAAAAATAAAGATTCGCAACACACACTTATTGCTACAGGCGCAGGTGCAGGGATTACGACAGCTTTTAATGCTCCGCTTGGAGGAATTCTATTTATTATTGAAGAAATGCACGATGAGTTTACCTACACAAAAACTTCAATTAAAGCTGTTTTTGTAGGTTGCATTAGTGCATGCTTTACTTATCAACTTATGATAAATTCTGCACCTATCTTAGCTATCCAAATACCTGATTCTGTACCTTTAAACAGCTTGTGGCTTTTTATTTTACTTGGATTGATTTTAGGTAGTATTGGTTCATTTTCAAATTTTTTAATTTTACGTACCCGAAGTTTTTTAGCTACTTTCTATAACAAGAATAAATATAATTTTATAATTACAGGAGCACTTTTAGCTGGAAGTTTTGGCTTATTATTTTCACTTATTTCAGAATTAGCTGGAGATGGTTTTAATATCATTCCTAAAGTAGCAGAAGGATTCTATGCATTTTATCCTTTGCTATTGATTTTTATATTTCGTTTTTTTGCAACTGTTTTTTGTTTTGGTTCTGGCGCTCCAGGAGGAATTTTTTCACCTACGATGGCATTAGGAGCAGTAATTGGTGTTTTATTTGGGTTTTTAATTCAACCCATTTTTCCACATTATAATATTCATCTAAGTTCATTTACCATATTAGCAATGGCAGGATTATTTGCAGCAACCATTCGAGCTCCACTTACTGGAATTGTAATTGTTATGGAAATGACCAATAGTTATATGCTTATTCTACCTTTAATTTTAACGTGTGCCGCTGCAACTTTTATGGCGCAAACACTAGGAGCATCACCTTTGTATTCAGCCATACTTCAAACTACTTTAAAAAATAATAATAAGAAATAA
- a CDS encoding DUF1493 family protein — protein MREVKYVSYSELKNAYNYVTSFLEEKRGKKITSIQTTISGDLGFDGDDNYFLLEDFILKNNLNHDSFTYNEYFLDEGEICNPVFLFKNIFILIIRIPMFLLNLITFKQLNLKYPEFTGEDRYVKDLNVKDLITWFLEKEFKTSNEIKYIY, from the coding sequence ATGAGAGAAGTAAAATATGTTAGCTATTCTGAATTGAAAAATGCATATAATTATGTAACTTCTTTTCTTGAAGAAAAAAGAGGAAAAAAAATTACTTCGATACAGACAACTATTTCTGGCGATTTAGGTTTTGATGGAGATGATAATTACTTTCTTTTAGAAGATTTTATTTTGAAAAATAATCTAAATCATGACAGCTTTACATATAATGAATATTTTTTAGATGAGGGTGAAATTTGTAATCCGGTGTTTTTATTTAAAAATATTTTTATCTTGATTATAAGAATTCCAATGTTTTTATTAAACTTAATAACATTTAAACAATTGAATTTGAAATATCCTGAATTTACTGGTGAAGATCGTTATGTGAAAGATTTAAACGTTAAAGATTTAATTACTTGGTTTTTAGAGAAAGAATTCAAAACTTCAAACGAGATTAAATATATATATTAA